One window from the genome of Oceanivirga salmonicida encodes:
- a CDS encoding peptide ABC transporter substrate-binding protein encodes MFKKRKNIILIILGLFIVLFPIFYTNLKNKMNKNNEIVTYNIYSKPNTIDPHQFRDMLAVQLMNTVYEGLLRQDENQNFIPALAKSFEEKSNILTFEIREDAKYSDGTKVTIDDIINGFRRALNPKTAARYSEMLFPIKNAKKYNKGEATNDELGVQNVNGKLVITLEKPTPYFKYVLTLPISFPVKEKFVDDIEDYTKALYNGPYIISSMNDDEIILTKNKYYWDNKNVQLNKVKFVALSDSFVIENLIKNEELDITSVDPIDIETKKKNNELFSYSNGRIWYLEFNLANEILNDKENRHIISESINRKKYIKDIREDDSIIAKSVISDLLGDYRKLHPDDTYLKDDIKSDKLKGKKIRLLTGNSTSEVKEANFLQEELRIKLGLEVEVLTVTFKDRLALTRSGDFDIVLNTYSPKHDDPLTILHRWYRPNKPSYNAWRKEEYINLIDKIENETDTKKRYEYINKAERILVDDAIIAPLFYSVENWFIRKNLKNIIVHPISNTMDIHKIKR; translated from the coding sequence ATGTTTAAGAAAAGAAAAAATATAATTTTAATAATATTAGGACTATTTATAGTCCTTTTTCCTATTTTTTACACTAATTTAAAAAATAAGATGAATAAAAATAATGAAATAGTTACATACAATATATATTCTAAACCTAACACAATAGATCCACATCAATTTAGAGATATGTTAGCTGTACAACTTATGAATACTGTATATGAAGGATTATTAAGACAAGATGAAAATCAAAACTTTATACCAGCATTAGCCAAAAGTTTTGAAGAAAAATCAAATATTTTAACTTTTGAAATAAGAGAAGATGCAAAATACAGTGATGGAACTAAAGTTACTATAGATGACATAATAAACGGGTTTAGAAGAGCATTAAATCCTAAAACAGCGGCAAGATATTCTGAGATGCTTTTTCCTATTAAAAATGCAAAAAAATATAATAAAGGAGAAGCAACAAACGATGAACTTGGAGTTCAAAATGTAAATGGTAAATTAGTTATAACATTAGAAAAACCTACACCATATTTTAAATATGTTTTAACTCTACCAATATCATTTCCAGTAAAAGAAAAATTTGTAGATGACATAGAAGACTATACAAAAGCATTATATAATGGACCTTATATCATAAGTTCTATGAATGATGATGAAATAATATTAACAAAAAACAAATATTACTGGGACAATAAAAACGTACAATTAAACAAGGTTAAATTTGTAGCATTAAGCGACTCTTTTGTAATAGAAAATTTAATAAAAAATGAAGAACTAGATATTACTAGTGTTGATCCAATAGATATTGAGACAAAGAAAAAAAATAATGAACTATTTAGCTATTCTAACGGAAGAATTTGGTATTTAGAATTTAATTTAGCAAACGAAATCTTAAATGATAAAGAAAATAGACATATAATATCAGAATCTATAAATAGAAAAAAATATATAAAAGATATTAGAGAAGATGATTCTATAATAGCAAAATCTGTAATATCTGATTTATTAGGAGATTATAGAAAACTACACCCAGATGATACTTATTTAAAAGATGATATAAAATCTGATAAATTAAAAGGAAAAAAAATTAGATTGCTAACTGGAAACTCTACTTCTGAAGTAAAAGAAGCTAACTTTTTACAAGAAGAATTAAGAATTAAATTAGGTCTTGAAGTAGAAGTTTTAACTGTTACATTTAAAGATAGATTAGCATTAACTAGAAGTGGAGATTTTGATATAGTACTAAATACTTATAGTCCTAAACATGATGACCCTTTAACTATATTACATAGATGGTATAGACCTAATAAACCTAGCTATAATGCTTGGAGAAAAGAAGAATATATTAATTTAATAGATAAAATAGAAAATGAGACTGATACTAAAAAGCGTTATGAGTATATAAATAAGGCAGAAAGAATATTAGTTGATGATGCAATTATAGCACCTTTATTTTATTCAGTTGAAAATTGGTTTATTAGAAAAAATTTAAAAAATATTATAGTCCATCCTATTTCAAATACTATGGACATACATAAAATAAAGAGATAA
- the metK gene encoding methionine adenosyltransferase gives MSKSFFTSEFVSPGHPDKICDQISDAILDECLLNDPNSRVACETFATTGLVVVGGEITTEGYVDIQKIVRDIIKEIGYIPGLGFDHDCGVINTIHAQSPDISMGVDTGGAGDQGIMFGGAVNETTEYMPLAITLAREIIFKLTELTKNNTLNWARPDAKTQVTLEYENDKIIGIDTIVLSVQHDEEVTLDKIKKDLKELVIKPVLEKYGYNISNVKKFYINPTGRFVIGGPHGDTGLTGRKIIVDTYGGYFKHGGGAFSGKDSSKVDRSAAYMCRYIAKNLVAAGVAKKCEVQLSYAIGVIEPTSIKVDTFGTSNIDEENIEKAVRKIFKLSPREIEKQFSLRKPCFKYRDLAAFGHIGRTDIDIPWEKLDKIEVIKEVLNV, from the coding sequence ATGAGTAAAAGTTTTTTTACATCTGAATTTGTATCACCTGGACACCCAGATAAAATCTGTGATCAAATTTCAGATGCGATACTAGATGAATGCTTATTAAATGACCCTAATTCAAGAGTAGCCTGTGAGACTTTTGCAACTACTGGTTTAGTTGTAGTTGGGGGAGAAATAACTACAGAAGGATATGTAGATATACAAAAAATAGTTAGAGATATAATAAAAGAAATAGGGTATATTCCAGGTCTTGGTTTTGACCATGACTGTGGAGTTATAAACACTATACACGCTCAATCACCTGATATATCAATGGGAGTTGATACAGGTGGGGCTGGAGACCAAGGCATAATGTTTGGTGGGGCAGTAAATGAAACTACTGAATACATGCCATTAGCCATAACATTAGCCCGTGAAATAATATTTAAATTAACTGAGTTAACTAAGAATAATACTCTAAATTGGGCTAGGCCTGATGCTAAAACCCAAGTTACATTAGAATATGAAAATGATAAAATAATTGGTATAGATACTATTGTTTTATCAGTTCAACATGATGAAGAAGTTACATTAGATAAAATAAAGAAAGATTTAAAAGAATTAGTAATAAAACCTGTATTAGAAAAATATGGCTATAATATATCAAATGTTAAAAAATTCTATATCAATCCAACAGGTCGTTTTGTAATAGGTGGCCCACATGGAGATACAGGACTTACAGGTAGAAAAATAATTGTAGATACATATGGCGGTTACTTTAAACACGGTGGTGGAGCATTTTCAGGAAAAGACAGTTCAAAAGTTGATAGAAGTGCTGCATATATGTGTAGATATATAGCAAAAAATTTAGTAGCAGCAGGAGTTGCTAAAAAATGTGAAGTTCAATTATCTTATGCCATAGGAGTTATAGAACCTACTTCTATTAAGGTTGATACTTTTGGAACTTCTAATATAGATGAAGAAAATATAGAAAAAGCAGTAAGAAAAATATTTAAATTAAGTCCTCGTGAAATTGAAAAACAATTCTCACTTAGAAAACCTTGTTTTAAATATAGAGATTTAGCTGCATTTGGGCATATAGGTCGTACAGATATAGATATCCCATGGGAAAAATTAGATAAAATTGAAGTAATAAAAGAGGTGCTTAATGTTTAA